The following coding sequences lie in one Sphaerochaeta sp. genomic window:
- the metH gene encoding methionine synthase, with translation MKDIREAARERVLVLDGAMGTMIQAHHLDASAFWNARTQTNEPSCNELLNLNRPEVIESIHRAYLDAGADIIETNTFCATRFSLEEYGLAEEVRAINLAACEIARRARGGREAWIAGDIGPGKESLSLAGNVEDPTYRRHTFSEFVAMYREQAEALLDGGVDLFLIETQYDTLVTKSAIHGCREAMQANGRTIPLMVSMTFSDQSGRTLAGQSLESVIVSLSGYPLFSLGLNCSTGPKEMTDKIRQLAATSPFLVSAHPNAGFPDQEGNYQVGADEFAATLASVVPDLNIVGGCCGTTPDHIRAIKQLVAGKKPQIPEKDDHALRLASLDVRSPEKGKLFVIGERTNVAGSAKFAKLAANGAWDEALAIARDEVDRGADVLDICMDAPLLDAKTAMVTFLRMIQSDPSVNRIPVMIDSSDFSVIQAAMEEIQGRCIINSISLKEGEAVFLDHAREIQRFGHAMVVMLFDEQGQADTLERKIACARRSCDLLFGAGIRPEDIIIDPNVLAIATGVPEHDGYARDFIQAVAWIHQHIPQVHVSGGVSNLSFAFRGNNAIRGAMHSVFLDLSGLDMAIINPGMDRDVSHIGAEEREIISRALRIGDHASGEALIALAGVMVPSGSPVKTKTEVEAWKTLPPKERLTQAVVHGDDSLLSQDLAALDGEDPLSLVEGPLMDGMGTVGTLFGEGKLFLPQVVRSARTMRKAVDILQPKIQKTLLGKQVEGAAKKKVVLATVKGDVHDIGKNIVSLVLSCNNFEVHDLGVMVDAPRIWEEAASCHADLVALSGLITPSLGEMARTIQYFQERGSQIPIFVGGATTSPLYTALKLVPLYDAPVIQTTDASAMALAAMKAVGKDRESYFQSIKEAYQTMRVPKEPLQRHSLEEALTLQRQNPHGSQSPVHGVFQVDHFPVEELTATINWKEFTLAWNVPWGSEEAERVVRDGKALLSEPAFLDSLRAGCRAVYGIFPASSDRMTVRIGDHDFHFLRNEATGLCLADFIARENDTAGLFVVSSELARWEEQDPYRRLLGQMLYDRMAEVLAEETQRRMIVTWGAQTAVIRPAPGYPTCPDHSEKRTLFDALDATARIGVRLTETYAMDPPSSICAVVIAAPMVRYFSVGKISRRQLEHYARCKRVPADQLVPFIQEVAEDESH, from the coding sequence ATGAAGGATATCAGAGAGGCGGCAAGGGAACGCGTGCTGGTGCTGGATGGCGCCATGGGCACGATGATCCAGGCGCACCATCTGGATGCTTCGGCGTTCTGGAATGCGCGCACCCAGACCAACGAACCCAGTTGCAATGAACTGCTCAACTTGAACCGGCCGGAGGTGATCGAATCGATCCACCGCGCCTATCTGGACGCAGGAGCGGACATCATTGAGACCAATACGTTCTGCGCCACCCGCTTTTCCTTGGAGGAATACGGCTTGGCTGAAGAGGTGCGGGCCATCAACCTTGCCGCCTGCGAGATCGCCCGGCGGGCCAGGGGCGGGCGGGAGGCGTGGATCGCCGGAGACATTGGGCCGGGGAAAGAATCACTCTCCCTTGCCGGCAACGTGGAGGACCCCACCTATCGGCGGCATACCTTTTCTGAATTCGTCGCCATGTACCGAGAGCAGGCCGAAGCGCTGCTGGATGGTGGTGTCGATCTCTTCTTGATCGAAACGCAGTACGATACGTTGGTGACCAAAAGCGCCATCCATGGGTGCCGGGAAGCGATGCAGGCGAACGGCCGGACCATCCCCCTCATGGTCAGCATGACCTTCAGTGACCAGAGTGGCCGGACGCTTGCCGGCCAGAGCCTTGAGAGCGTCATCGTCTCCCTGAGCGGCTACCCCCTGTTCTCCCTGGGGTTGAACTGTTCCACCGGACCGAAGGAGATGACGGACAAGATCCGCCAATTGGCCGCCACATCCCCGTTTCTCGTCTCCGCCCATCCCAACGCCGGGTTCCCTGACCAGGAAGGGAACTACCAGGTCGGGGCGGATGAGTTCGCCGCTACGCTTGCTTCCGTGGTACCGGACCTGAATATCGTCGGGGGCTGTTGCGGCACCACTCCGGATCATATCCGGGCCATCAAACAGCTGGTAGCAGGGAAGAAGCCGCAGATACCCGAAAAGGATGACCATGCGTTGCGCCTTGCCTCGTTGGACGTCCGTTCCCCCGAGAAGGGGAAGTTGTTCGTCATCGGGGAGCGGACCAACGTGGCGGGCTCGGCGAAGTTCGCCAAGCTTGCCGCGAACGGCGCCTGGGACGAGGCGCTTGCCATCGCCCGGGACGAAGTGGATCGTGGCGCCGATGTGTTGGACATCTGCATGGATGCCCCGCTTCTGGACGCCAAAACCGCGATGGTCACCTTCCTCCGGATGATCCAGAGCGATCCTTCGGTGAACCGCATCCCGGTGATGATCGACTCTTCCGACTTTTCCGTCATCCAGGCGGCGATGGAAGAGATCCAGGGCCGGTGCATCATCAACTCCATCTCCCTGAAGGAAGGGGAGGCGGTGTTCCTGGATCATGCCCGAGAGATCCAGCGCTTCGGGCACGCCATGGTGGTGATGTTGTTTGACGAGCAGGGTCAGGCGGATACGTTGGAGCGGAAGATCGCCTGCGCCCGCAGAAGCTGTGATCTGCTCTTTGGCGCGGGCATCAGGCCGGAAGACATCATCATCGATCCCAACGTGTTGGCCATCGCAACCGGCGTGCCGGAACATGACGGCTACGCCCGGGATTTCATCCAAGCGGTCGCGTGGATCCACCAGCACATCCCCCAGGTCCATGTCAGTGGCGGCGTGAGCAACCTCTCCTTCGCGTTCCGTGGAAACAACGCCATCCGAGGCGCCATGCATTCCGTCTTCCTGGACCTTTCCGGTCTGGATATGGCCATCATCAATCCCGGGATGGACCGGGATGTCTCCCATATCGGAGCGGAGGAACGGGAGATCATCAGCAGGGCGCTTCGCATCGGGGACCACGCCAGTGGCGAGGCTCTCATCGCCCTTGCCGGCGTGATGGTCCCCAGTGGCTCCCCCGTCAAAACGAAAACAGAAGTGGAAGCGTGGAAAACGCTCCCTCCCAAAGAACGACTCACCCAGGCGGTGGTCCATGGGGACGATTCCCTGCTCTCCCAGGACTTGGCCGCATTGGATGGCGAGGATCCGCTTTCCCTGGTGGAAGGTCCGTTGATGGACGGCATGGGAACGGTAGGGACGTTGTTCGGAGAAGGAAAGTTGTTCCTGCCCCAGGTGGTTCGCTCGGCCCGGACGATGCGCAAGGCGGTGGACATCCTCCAACCGAAGATCCAGAAAACCCTTTTGGGGAAACAGGTGGAGGGAGCGGCGAAGAAGAAGGTCGTCCTTGCCACGGTGAAAGGGGATGTGCACGACATCGGCAAGAACATCGTCTCATTGGTCCTCTCCTGCAACAACTTCGAGGTGCATGACCTCGGGGTGATGGTGGACGCCCCACGGATCTGGGAGGAAGCCGCGTCCTGCCATGCCGACCTGGTGGCCCTCTCCGGGTTGATCACCCCATCCCTTGGCGAGATGGCCCGGACGATCCAGTACTTCCAGGAGCGTGGCTCCCAGATCCCGATCTTCGTCGGAGGCGCGACGACCAGTCCGCTGTACACCGCCCTGAAACTCGTTCCGCTGTACGATGCTCCGGTGATCCAGACGACAGACGCCTCGGCGATGGCTTTGGCCGCCATGAAGGCAGTCGGAAAAGACAGGGAATCCTATTTTCAGAGCATCAAGGAAGCGTATCAGACGATGCGGGTCCCCAAAGAGCCTTTGCAGCGTCATTCGCTCGAAGAGGCGCTGACGCTTCAGAGGCAGAATCCCCATGGCTCGCAAAGTCCGGTGCATGGGGTCTTCCAGGTCGACCATTTCCCGGTGGAGGAATTGACGGCAACGATCAACTGGAAGGAGTTCACCCTTGCCTGGAACGTACCGTGGGGAAGTGAGGAAGCGGAGCGTGTGGTGCGGGACGGCAAAGCGCTTCTCTCTGAGCCCGCGTTTCTGGACAGCCTTCGTGCCGGCTGCCGGGCCGTCTATGGGATCTTCCCCGCCTCCAGCGACCGGATGACGGTGCGTATCGGGGACCATGATTTCCATTTTCTCCGCAACGAAGCCACCGGGCTGTGCCTTGCCGATTTCATCGCCCGGGAGAATGATACGGCGGGACTGTTCGTCGTCTCCAGCGAGCTTGCCCGATGGGAGGAACAGGATCCGTACCGCCGCCTGCTTGGGCAGATGCTGTACGACCGGATGGCCGAAGTGCTTGCCGAAGAGACCCAACGGCGGATGATCGTAACGTGGGGCGCGCAGACGGCGGTGATCCGTCCGGCACCGGGGTATCCCACCTGTCCGGACCACAGTGAGAAGCGGACGTTGTTCGACGCGTTGGACGCCACCGCAAGGATCGGGGTACGTCTGACG
- a CDS encoding UPF0280 family protein, which translates to MRGLRAVRPRLSAPVVLRGVMYQERTYRNGMLDGRFSTVTFSVQETDLFIGWTPSVDSGRIRDAARHLVVSLRSQIRSASDPRFLTSLTPLAGDGETPLLAAMLQAGRAAGVGPMASVAGAIAQEVGSALKRRFSLDEVVVENGGDLFVDVRESIVVKVVAPGNPLDGRIGIRVLPSSCPIGIATSSGTTGPSLSFGSADAVMVACQDAALADAYATAFCNRVHGENDLPSVARQAKILHTVKGFLALCGDKLAVAGDLEVVSL; encoded by the coding sequence GTGCGTGGTCTGCGGGCTGTGCGTCCACGCCTGTCCGCTCCGGTTGTTCTCCGTGGCGTAATGTATCAGGAACGCACCTATCGGAACGGAATGTTGGATGGACGGTTTTCCACCGTCACGTTCAGTGTGCAGGAAACCGATCTTTTCATCGGATGGACGCCCTCTGTGGATTCCGGCCGGATCCGGGATGCGGCACGACACCTGGTGGTGTCACTTCGTAGCCAGATCCGTTCCGCCTCTGACCCTCGATTCCTGACAAGCCTGACGCCGCTTGCCGGCGATGGAGAAACACCTCTCTTGGCTGCAATGCTCCAGGCGGGAAGAGCCGCCGGGGTCGGCCCGATGGCCTCGGTGGCCGGAGCCATCGCCCAAGAGGTGGGATCGGCGCTGAAGCGGCGGTTCTCTCTGGATGAAGTGGTGGTGGAGAACGGCGGGGATCTGTTTGTGGATGTCCGGGAATCCATCGTGGTGAAGGTGGTCGCACCGGGAAACCCGCTGGATGGGAGAATCGGGATCCGTGTTCTTCCTTCATCCTGTCCGATCGGAATCGCCACCTCCAGCGGTACGACGGGACCTTCGTTGAGTTTCGGATCTGCCGATGCCGTGATGGTCGCCTGTCAGGACGCGGCCCTGGCCGATGCGTACGCCACGGCGTTCTGCAACCGGGTGCATGGGGAGAATGACCTCCCTTCGGTGGCGCGGCAGGCGAAAATATTGCATACTGTAAAGGGATTTCTGGCGCTGTGCGGTGACAAGCTTGCCGTGGCGGGAGATTTGGAGGTGGTTTCGCTATGA